The Tolypothrix sp. PCC 7712 region AACTTTATATTCTTTATTACCGATAATTCGCAATACTTACACTGGCATTATTGGTGTAGATCCAGCAATTAGAGAAGCTGGGCGAGGTATGGGGATGACAGATAAAGAATTGTTATTACAGGTGGAAATTCCTTTAGCAATGGGAGTAATTTTAGCTGGGGTTAGAGTTGCCACTGTGATTGCTATTGGGATTGCAACTATTGCAGCGGCTATTGGTGCTGGTGGGTTAGGTGTATTTATTTTTCGCGGAATTGCAGTGGTAAATAATCAGTTAATTTTAGCTGGTGCGGTTCCTGCTGCATTAATTGCGTTAATTGCTGATTTGGTAATTGGTTGGATTGAAGGAAAGTTAAAGGTTAAAGGTTGAAAGCAATGTTTTAAAGATGAAAAAATTTCTGAGTTTATGCCTATTAACAGTTGCCTTGATAATTGCGATCGCTAGTTGTAGTCCTAATACCAATACAACTAGTAGTGGCGATATTATTGTCGCTTCTAAAGATTTTACCGAACAAGATATTTTAGGTGAGCTTTTAGCCCAACAAATCGAAGCCACAACTAATTTAAAAGTAGCTCGTCGCCCCCGCTTAGGTGGTTCTTTTGTCTGCCATAGTGCAATTACAGCAGGGAAAATTGATGCTTATATTGAATATACTGGTACAGCTTTTACAGGTATTTTAAAACAACAAGTAGTTAACGACCCCAAAATAGTTTACACAAAACTCAAGCAAGCCTACGCCCAACAATTTAATTTAGAAGTCATGCCCAGTTTGGGTTTTGAAAACACTTTTGCCATGACTATTCGCGGCGAAGATGCGCGGCGCTACAATTTACAAACTCTCTCGGAAGCTACTCAATATACTCCTCAGTGGCGAGGCGGTTTTGGCTATGAATTTTTAGAACGGGAAGATGGGTTTGCGGGTTTAGCGAAAACCTATAATTTACGTTTTTCCAAACCACCCCAAATTATGGATTTAGGCTTAATTTATCGGGCATTAATTCAAAAACAAGTAGATATGGTAGCGGGAAATTCCACTGATGGGCAAATTGCCCGTTTGGGTTTAGTGGTGCTAAAAGATGATAAGCAGTATTTTCCACCTTATGAAGCTACGCCCATTGTCCGCAAAGCAACTTTAGAAAAATATCCGCAGTTAAAAAATGCGATCGCTCAACTGGCTGGTAAAATTTCCGCAGACGAAATGCGGCAATTAAATTACCTAGTTGAAGGTGAATTACAGGATATTAAAGATGTTGTCCGCGAATTCCGGAAGTCCAAAGGATTATAAGCTAAACCACATCTAGTTTGCATAATCTGAAATTGTATATTTCTTGTGGGGTGGGCATCTTGCCCGCCCAATATATGCAAGTTAAATGAGGAACAACTTTAATATTTCACAATCATTGTAGGGGCACAGCATGGCTGTGCCCTATCTTTGACATTTGACTCTTGACTACCCTAACGAGTTAATAGCCAATTTCCACGCGTCGCCGCTTAACTTACCAAATCGGGGAATACTTCCTGTACAGCAGGATGTACTAAGCGATGATTTTGGACATTCACACCCTTAGCTAATGCAGGGTTAACATCCAGCGCCTTAATGCCGAGATTTGCTAACTGCACAACGTAAGGTAAGGTACTGTTATTAAGCGCTTGGGTAGCAGTCCAAGGTACTGCACCAGGCATATTAGGAACGCCATAATGCACCACACCCTCTTCAATGTAAATGGGGTTAGTGTGGGAGGTAGTGCGTAAAGTTTCCACGCAACCGCCTTGGTCAACAGCCACATCCACAATTACAGAACCGGGACGCATTTTTTGTACCAATTCACGAGATACTAATATTGGTGCTCTACGTCCAGGCACCAAAACCGCACCGACTAACAAGTCAGCTTCTTTAACGGCGGCTTCGATATGGGCAGAGTTGCTATAAAGCAATTCAACTCTAGAGCCAAATAGAGTTTCTAGGTAGGATAAGCGTTCGACATTCACATCCAAAATTTGTACGATCGCGCCCATACCTACAGCGATTCTAGCTGCTTCTGTCCCAACTACGCCGCCGCCTAAAATCACAACTTTGCCTGGTTTTACACCAGGTACGCCACCCAAAAGCACACCTCGCCCGCCTTGCTGACGTTCCAAATACCTTGCGCCGAATTGTACTGATAGCCGACCGGCAATAATGCTCATAGGAGAGAGCAAAGGTAATTTATTTGCACCAGGCTGTTCTACAGTTTCATAGGCGATCGCACAAGTGCCGCAATCAATTAAACTCTCAGTTAATTTGCGATCGGCTGCTAAATGCAGATAAGTAAATAATATCTGCCCTTTCTGCAAAAATTTATACTCAGCTTCTAGAGGTTCTTTGACTTTAACAACTAGTTCCCGATTCCAAACCGCTTCTGGTGTGGGGACAATCTCCGCCCCAGCACTAATGTACTCCTCATCGGTAAAACCAGCACCATTACCAGCTTGGGTTTGAACGAAAATCTGATGACCATTTTCGCGCAACACCCGCACGCTCGAAGGACTCAACCCTACACGAAACTCTTGATCCTTAGTTTCTTTAGGAATGCCGATTTCCATTTACAGCCTCTAATTAATTTTTGTTTAACTTTAGCCTGCCAGTCTCAGAGTGGCTACTTCCGTATTAGGGATAGCTAATAATTGCTCTGAGTTCCTTACCTTCTTTGTGAGTGTTGCCAAACTGTACTCTTGACTATTACCCTTGTCTGCCTAAAATATATAAAGAATAATAAATAATTGTAAACAACGGTTTACAAAGGTTCGATTCAAGCAGCTACTGCTGGACTTCTGAAGCTGTCTTGCTGGCGATTCAAGCATAGCAACTCAGTTCCACACCCACAGAAGTGCTGATGTCTATACCCTGTTTCAAGCCGCAGTGGCTATAAACATCTAACAATCACATTTAGTTTGCCGACAAATAAGAGAGGAATTGTTGATGATGACACAACCAAAGCCCACCGTTACCCCCAAACTCGAAGAGCCAAAGTTAGGCTTTAATGAATATGCCGAACGCTTGAACGGTCGAGCTGCCATGATTGGCTTTATTTTGATGGTATTAATTGAATACACCACCAATCAGGGCGTGTTATCATGGCTCGGTCTGAAGTAGTACTGCTGTAGAAGCCCAGATTTTTAAGTTTTAAGCTAGTAATTAGAGAGTTTTGACCAGCTGGAACAACCAGCTGGTTTTAACTTAAGTAATTAATAGCGAAACTAGCTGCTATAGCTTAACGTCTATGGCTATTAAGTAGATTTTGTCAAAGGGACTGGGGACTGGGAATTATTCTTTTTACTCAGAACTCTTGTACAGACGCGATTAATCGCGTCTCTCCAACTCAGCATTTTCAACTTAGACTGGCAATTACTATATGCAAGAGGGTAAATTACTACACTTCCTCTCCTACTTAATAAAATTATAATACTTTCAACGCCTTGACATCAGCAGGGCCAATCAAGGCCTGATAGCAAGTTAGGGATTTTCGATATATTTACATATAAAGCTAAACTGGATTAAACCAAGCTGTGATGAACGTTCTCTTACCTCGTTTTTTGAAGTCATCTTACCGTAAAGAACCGCTAATAAGTGTGTTAATTACAATGGGCGTAGTTGATGCCCTGATTGGTGGCTTAGATGATAGCTGGTCATTATTTACTTTTGGCTTAGGGATAGCTGGAATTAGCGTTGGCTGGAAACTGTGGCGTATGTACCAAAGCCGCCCTCCTATACCTGAAGAGCCTGTAGTACAACATTACTTACCTTCACGCTCATCTAGCCCAACTTTACCGATGTTGACAGTGACGAAGAAAAAACCACCACAATAAACAGTGCTGAGTAGTGAGTGCTGAGTCCTGAGTTCTTACCCTGAATTTTTTAGGGGTGGATAATATCTTAGTGTTCCTGAATAACTTCTCAACTCTCACAGAATAACTAGTAGACCCTCGGAGGGCACTTTGCTCAAGATTAGAGTAGGGTAGCAACAGGCGTTAGAAAGTGAGAAAAACTGTGAGCAGTGAGGGAAAATTTAGGGGCTATTTTGTGCTGCGCCCGTATATAGTTCTGGCGTTTATGGCTTCTATAATCCTTCCAGAGGCAATCTGGAAAGAAGTCTTCATTCATACTGCTTATGCTGCTACAGAAACAGCAACAAACTCACAAGCTAAAACTAACTTTGCCAATCCCCAGTTAATTTACACCCTGCAAGGGCATGGGGGAACTGTTAAATCCTTAGCTTTCAGTCCAGATAGCAAAACTCTTGCTAGTGGCGGTGCGGAAAATGAAGGTGTAATTCGCTTGTGGAATCTGACAACAGGCGCACGGGTGGGGACTATCCGCAAAGCACATAAAACAGCCGTCGAATCTTTGGTGATTTCACCTGACGGACAAACCTTAGCCAGTTGTAGCAGTGACTACACGATTAATATTTGGAATCTCAAAAATCAGCGATTTAAACGCTCTTTTGTCGGGCACAGCACAAATGTCTTGTCCTTAGCAGTATCCCCTGATAGTAAACTTCTTGTCAGCGGTGGGATAGATGGAATTCGCCTCTGGGATTTACCGCAACAACGTCCTTTAGGTACTTTAGTTAACTTTGATAACTTAATTTACGCCCTAGCAATTAGCCCTGATGGTACAACCTTAGTGAGTGGTGACTATAAGGGTGTAGTCAAACTGTGGAACTTAAGTACAGGAAAATTAATTCGTGCATTTGTCGGACATTACGATTTAGTTAGTGCTGTAGCTTTTACACCCGATAGCGAAACCCTAGTTACAGCTAGCCACGATCGCACAGTTAAAATTTGGAATATTCAGACTGGCAAACTCATCCAAACTTTAACCGGACATAACAACTGGGTAAACGCCATTGCTGTAAACCCCGATGGCAAAACCCTCGCCAGTGCTGGGAAAGATGGCATCAAATTGTGGGATTTAACGACAGGCGAGTTAATTAATACACTTAGCAGCCATACAGATTGGGTAAGTGCGATCGCTTTTAGTCCTAATGGTCAAATGCTTGCCAGTGGTGGTTTTGATAAACAAATTAAGGTTTGGGGAACTGCACCAAAGCGTAAGTAGTTATACTAATTCAAATAATATTGGTGACATATCAATATATTCTAGAGGGCAAGGCACTGCCTATTGGTGTCAACTGAAGCTAAAAGCTATATAGGGCGGGCGTTGTACAAATACCTCGCGCCCTCATCCCCTAACCCCTTCTCCCGCAGGAGAAGGGGAACTAAATCTCTTGCTCCCCTCACCCTGTGGGTGAGGGGCTGGGGGTGAGGGCGAAACCTTGCAACCAAGAGGGTTTCACGTTAAGTTGACACGTATGGGCAATGCCGTGTCCCTACAACCTGCCGCATTCTTTTTTAAAATTGGTATTAATAATTGGCAGTCCCTAAATCGCCATTCTCAACCACCCTGTTCCCTCTTGCCCGTTCCCTGTTCCCTGTTAATATGATTAATTTTTATTCCTCATGTACTTGCAATCTGTGATAAATCTTGCTGAACTGGACTCAGCAACCTAAATAATTGCTGTAAAAAACCAACCAAGAATGCATCGGATGAAAATTTTGCTGATAGAGAATGATTTGTTACTCAGTCAGGTATTGGCAGAGTTTCTGAGTGCAAATCATTACACTATCGACTTGGTAAATAATGGGCAAACAGGGCTAGAGTTAGCCATATCGGGGGAATATGACTTAATTTTACTAGACTGGCATATTCCCCAAGTAGATGGAATTAGTTTGTGTCGCCAGATGCGATCGCTTGGCTATAGTAAACCCATTTTGTTACTCACAGCAAATAATTCTAATGCAGATATTGTGGCAGGTTTCGATGCTGGGGCTGATGATTATGTTATCAAGCCTTGTGAACCAGAAGCATTACTGGCAAGAATTCGGTCTTTATTGCGGCGCAGTGGGGCATTTTCAGCTTCCAAGTTAACTTGGGGTAATCTGTGTTTAGACCAAATCTCTGCTAAAGTTACTTACAACGCTCAAGTAATTTCCCTGACAGTTACAGAACACAAGCTGCTGGAATTGTTTTTACAAAACCCCAATCGTATTTTTAGCCGGAGGGTAATTTTAGATAGGCTTTGGGGATTTGATGATGCACCAATTGAGAATGCTGTGACGACGCATATTAAAGATTTGCGGAAAAAACTCAAAGCCGCAGGGATGACGGAGGATATTTTAGAAACAGTATATGGTATTGGCTATCGCTTACAATCTCCGCCCACTGCTGCTTCTATTGCAGAACATCAAGATAGTCAAAAACAATCCCCTACTCAAGATTTAACGGCTATTAATCGAGTATTGGAACGATTAATTAATTCCTTGAATCATCAGGTGGTGGTACTGGAGGAAGCGAAAACTGCACTATTAACGGGAAATTTCCACCAAGATTTACAGCAACAAGCAAAGCATGAGGCTCACAAGCTAGCTGGCTCAATGGGGTCTGTTGGTTATTCCCAAGGTTCTCAACTGGCGCGAACATTAGAAAATCTACTCAGCAGCGATCGCACTCTTACCAATGAGGAAGTTACACAATTTTGCCAATTAGTGGAGGCATTGCAACAAGAGTTAACAAAACCGCCAATTCCAGCGATCGCGCCCCCAACTCCGCCGCGTCAAACTCATTTTGTGTTGGTGATTGATGATGATACTCTGCTGACTGAGCGTTTATGGATAGAAGCACAGGCTTGGGGAATACAAATTAAAATCGCTGGTAATTTAACTACAGCTCGCTCCATCCTAGTCTTTGAAACTCCTGACGCTGTTTTACTAGATTTATCTTTTCCTGATACAGAAGAAGACGGCTTAACGCTACTGCGAGAACTGGCAGCAAAATCGCCAAATTTACCCATTGTAGTTTTTACAGCGCGAGATAGCCTTGCCGATCGATTAGCAGTATCACGCTTAGGTGCAAGGCAATTTTTACACAAACCTGCTACTACTGAGCAAATTTTTCAAGCGATCGCCCGTATTTTAACTCAGCCTCAAATCACAGAAGCCAAGGTCTTAATTGTCGATGATGACCCTGTGATGCTAGCCACATTAGCCGCCTTACTGACTCCTTGGGGGCTAGAGGTAACTACATTGAACGAACCTCAGCATTTTTGGCAAGTCTTAATTACAACATCACCAGATATAGTGGTGCTAGATGTAGAAATGCCTGAAATTAGCGGTTTAGAGTTGTGTCAAATTGTGCGCCAGGATGCTAAATGGGGTGATTTACCAATTTTAGTGGTCACAGTCCATACCGAAGCAGAATTTCTTCAACAAGCATTTGCTGCTGGAGCCGATGATTTTATTACCAAGCCAGTATTAGCGCCAGAATTGGTAACAAGGGTACTGAGTCGCATTGAGCGAGTGCGTTCTTTAAGGGGATGAGGGAGGGGGCGGGGAGCAGGGAGCAGGGGAGAAATAATTAATAATCCACCCCATTAACCATTACCCATTACCCATTACCCATTTTTCACACCCTATAAGCTATAAGAAAAAATTATGAAAATCTATTCTAAATTATTATCTTATGGGGTAGCGATTGGCTCACCGGCGATCGCACTTTTGCTGTCGCTTTGGGTAGAGTCGCTGTTGTTTCAGCCTATTAGTGCGTTTTTCTATATAGCTGTAATTGTCAGTACTTGGTATGGTGGCTCTCGTCCAGGAATTGTCACAGTTGTTCTTTCCACACTGGCAATTGATTATTTCTTTATTCCTCCTAAATACCAGATTGGGATGAAGTCAGTATGGCCAGATATATTGCGGGTAATACTTTTCCTACTGGTTGCCTTAATTATTCATTTGCTGACTAGCAACTTTCTCAAAAGTAAACAGAAGATTCAAAAACTGAGCCAGGAATTAGCACAGGAAAAAGCTCAACAACTACGGATGGCGCTATCTGCGGCACAAATGGGGATGTGGGATTGGAATCTGGTAACGGGAGAAATTATTTGGTCGCCAGAACAAGAACAGTTATTTGGCTTGGCGGTTGGGGCTTTTGATGGTAAATATGAAACTTTTGAGGCTTGCTTGCATCCTGAAGATCGTCCAACAGTTGACCAGAAAATACAACAGGCACTACAAAGTCATAGTAACTACCAGAATGAGTATCGCATTATTTGGCCAGATGGTAGCATCCACTGGGTTGAGTCTAGGGGACATGCATTTTATGACGCAGCAAATCAACCTGTGCGGATTACGGGAACTGTGATGGCGATAGATGAGCGCAAACAAGCCCAAGATGCATTGCAGCAAAGCGAACAGCGATATCGTGCATTAGTTCATGCTTCAGCCCAGATTGTCTGGCGCACTGATGCTGAGGGGGGGACAATAGCAGTCCCAGACAATTGGCAAGAACTCACCGGACAATCTCCAGAGGAATGTTTGGGATGGGGTTGGTTAGAAGTGATTCATCCAGATGATCGCGATCGCACTGCTCAAGCCTGGCAAGAATCTTATATAAATCGCAGCTTATATGCAATTGAATATCGCATCCGCATGAAAAATGGCAACTACCGCGATTTTGCGGTTCGGGGTGTGCCAATTGTCGATGCTAATGGGAAACTGCGGGAGTGGATCGGCACTTGTACAGATATTACAGAGCACAAACAAGCAGAAGCAGCCTTAAGGGAAAATCAAATTCAGCTGCAGCGCCAATTGGCTGAAATCGAAACCATCTACCAGTCAGCACCAATTGGGTTGAACGTCTTAGATACTGATCTGCGCTTTGTCCGGATTAATCAGCAACTAGCAGAAATGAATGGGTTTTCGGTAGAAGCGCATATTGGCCATACTATACGAGAGTTGCTACCTGAATTGGCAAACGCAGCTGAACAACTGTTACTCCCCATTTTGGCAACAGGCACACCTGTTCTTAATGTAGAACTAACTGGTAAAACTCCAGCTCAACCAGGCGTACAGCGAACTTGGTTAGAAAGCTTTTGGCCGTTAAAAGATGGTGAACGCATCATTGGTATCAGTACCGTATGCGAAGAAATTACTCAGCGCAAACAAACAGAAATAGCCTTGCGCGAAAGGGAAGCAACTTTACGCTTATTTTTCCAGTATGTACCTGCTGGGATTGCAATGTTTGATCGCGAGATGCGCTATATCATAGCTAGTCAAAGATGGATAGACGACTACAGACTCGATTCTATTGAATCGCTGATTGGGCGATCGCACTACGAAATTTTTCCGGAAATTCCAGAACGATGGCAACAAATTCATCAAAGGTGTATGGCTGGGGCGATTGAAAGATGTGATGAAGAATTGTTTGTCCGCCTAGATGGAAGCCAACAGTGGATACGCTGGGAAATTCGCCCTTGGCATAATGCTACTGGTGAAATTGGTGGCATTATCATTTTTGGTGATGACATTACACAACGTAAACAGGCACAAATTGCCCTAGAACAACTGAATACCGAACTTGAACAACGAGTAGGAGAGCGAACAGCGCAACTTACCCAAACAAATGAGCGCCTGCTAGAGACGGTAATACAGCAGCAAAAAACCCAACTCGCTCTTTTAGAACAGGCACAACTACTGGAGTTTCAGGCTGTAATTACCCGCAATATGGCCGAAGGAGTATGCTTAATCCGCGCTACTAATGCCATTATTGTCTACGCTAACCCCAAATTTGAGCAGATGTTTGGCTATAACTCTGGTGAACTTAACGGTCAGCATGTTTCCATTCTCAACTATGCCACCGAATCGGTAACTGCTGAAGATGTCAATCAAGCCATTCGTGCTGCTGTCTTATCAAAGGGTGAAGCCACCTATGAAGTCCATAATGTAAAAAAAGATGGGACTCCATTTTGGTGTAGTGCAACTTGTTGTGTATTCACTCATCCCCAATATGGGGATGTTCTAGTTGCGGTTCATCAAGACATCACCGATCGCAAAGCGATGGAAGAAGCTTTGCGCCAAAGCGAAGAAAAGTTTCGCCAACTTGCAGACAACATTCAAGTAGTGTTTTGGATCTCAGATCTGAAAATTGGGCAAGTTCTCTACGTGAGCCAAGGATATGAAAGGATTTGGCAAAGAAACTGCCAAAGTTTATATGAAAACCCCTTAACTTGGTTAGATCCTATTCACCCAGACGATCGCCCACTTGTAGAAATTGCCTTTAGGGAACAAAGAATATTGGGAAAATACGACATAGAATATCGGATTATTCAGCCTGATGGTTCCATCCGCTGGATTCACGATCGCGCTTTCCCTATCAGGAATGAACTTGGGGAGATAATTCGCATGACGGGAATTGCCGAAGACATCACCGAACAGCACAAAATTGAACAGATAAAAAGTGAATTTATTAGTATTGTCAGCCACGAACTCCGCACCCCCTTAACTGCAATTCGCGCTGCTTTAGGCTTGTTAAATAGTGGTGTCTACGACAACAAACCAGAAAAATTCAAACGCATGATCGAGATTGCTGCCATCGACAGCGATCGCTTAGTGCGATTGGTTAACGATATTCTCGATTTAGAACGCTTAGAATCAGGTCGTGCAGTTTTAGATAAAAGAACTTACAATGCAGCTGATTTAATTCAACAAGCAGTAGAAGGAGTGCAGGCGATCGCCAAACAGCAAAATATTACCCTAGAAGTAAACTCCACCAACACTAAAGTTTTAGCAGCCGCAGATGCAATTATTCAAACACTCACCAATTTGTTAAGTAATGCCATTAAATTTTCACCTGCCAATTCTACTATTACCCTGAGTGTAGAACAGCAAATAAATTGGGTACTCTTCAAAGTTAGCGATCGCGGGCGTGGTATTCCCCAAGACAAATTAGAAGTCATCTTCGACAGATTTCAGCAAGTAGATGCCTCAGACTCCCGTGATAAAGGTGGCACAGGCTTAGGCCTAGCAATTTGCCGTAGTATCATTGACCAACACGGTGGCAACATCTGGGCTGAAAGTACTTTAGGTATAGGTAGCACTTTTTTCTTTACTCTACCATTGGCTAGGGACTAGGGACTAGGGACTGGGGATTGGGGACTGGGGACTGGGGAACTCGGGGCCCCCTCTGGGGATAAGGGGTAATGGGGACTGGGGACTGGGGACTGGGGAACTCGGGGCCCCCTCTGGGGATAAGGGGTAATGGGGATTAGGGACTGGGAAAAAATAGGGGAGCAGGGAGCAGAGGGAAAAATAACAAACACCAATTACCAATTACCAATCACCCATTACCAATTACCAAATGACAAATGACAAATGACAAATGACCAAACAAGTATTAATTGTTGATGATGACGAGCACCTCCGAGAACTGGTACAGGCTTGTTTAGAAGACTTAGGGGGATGGAAAACAATGACAGCTCCATCAGGGAAGGAAGCGTTAAAAATTGCCCAGACAGCACCCATTGATGCGATTTTGTTGGATGTATCCATGCCTGATATGGATGGTTTTGCAGTATTCGAGAAACTGCAAGAAAATATGGTTAGCCAATCGATACCAGTAATTTTATTGACAGCGAGAGTTTTGCCCAGAGATCGCGATCGCTTTGCACTCATGGGAATTGCTGGAGTCATTTCCAAACCTTTTGAACCCATTACTATTTCCCAGCAAGTTGCAGATATTCTCGGTTGGGATTGATTTGAAAGTGCTAGGTGCTGACTGCTGAGTAAACCCCAAGTACACTTTCATACAATACTTGTGAAATTTGTTTCATCAGAACAAGCTATCTTGATGAAACAGCGATTATTGCTATCTAGTATCTGAAGCCATACTAATGACAAATAACAGCTACTTATACCAATTTGAAAAAAGAACGCGACAGATTGTAAGGGCACAGCATTACCGTGCCCTCTAGAATATATTGATGTGTCGCAAACATTATTTTAATTGGTATTATTTCTCAGAATATTAATTTCTTTATTAGTTCTTTATTTTTATCCTTTATCTTTCTTGTGAGTGCATCAAAGTTTCTCAACTTACAGGATAAAGCTATGAGTGTTGGTCAGAAACTTGTAAAAAATATTTCAGCGTGCTACCGATTTGAAAAAACAATGTGGCAGAGATACATTCCGTAACTATTATTATTTCTGGCTTGGTTTTGAATTGGTATGACTTTATTTTGCTTCCAAGTCGTACTACTAGCAAAATGCCAGCACCAGCATTTATAGCGCCGATTTATTAAAGAAAATCTGTAAAAATTAGCACATTTTTAACCAACTATATATCTAGCATCACTAAATCTCTTTTAGATGATGAATTTTACCTTTTTGGAGCTTAATTCAATGAAGACTGGGGAGAAAATCACTATAAATACTAGAAAAATCTTACTGATCGATCATGAATTGATTGTAAGGGAGGTTTTGGAACTGTGCTTGCAAGATTTAGCGAATTGGGATGTAATCACAGCCGATTCTCCATTATCAGGATTGGAACAAGCAGAACTTGAGCGCCCTGATGCAATCGTCTTGGATATCGGAATGCGTGGTAGCTTTATGTTTCTACAACAACTAAGAAGCAATCGCAAAACTAAAGCAATTGCTGTTGTGTTACTAAGTGCAAATGCAAAATGGCTAGATCCAAAATTTCTGCAACAGTATAAAATTTCAGGTATTATACTTAAGCCATTCAATCCAGTGACGCTACCTGTGGAAATCGCTAAACTTTTGAATTGGAATTATAATGTACTACTTAATTCCCAAAATAACTTAACATCTATAGTTCGATGAGTTACAAATTATTGTAAGGACGCACAACTATGCGTCCTTACCTATGTACTTAATTTACTGGAACGATATAGAAATCATATTTAATTGTTGCCAACTCAGGTATATTTTTATTCTTTATTTACTGTTACTCCTTTTACTATAAATTTGCAGCGCTTGTTATTTTTTTTCGATTCATGATATAATGTAGTTCCAACCAGTCACGACTTTAATTGCACTTAGTAGATCTTCGGGAGTATAAGGCTTAGTTAAATAAACATCAGCACCTTGTTTTCTAGCCCATGCATGATGAACTGCCTGATTTTTATTACTACAGATCACGATTGGCATTTTTTGACTACTTAAATTTATTTTCAGGAAGCGGCACAATTCAAATCCACTCATTCCTGGCATTACCACATTAGTAACTATTGCATCTGGTTTTTCCTCTAATGCTATTTCTAAAGCCTCTTTAGCAGCAGAAGCTTTAACTATTTTGTAACCCCAGTCTCCGAGATAATAACTCATCAGTTCCCA contains the following coding sequences:
- a CDS encoding PAS domain S-box protein, with the protein product MKIYSKLLSYGVAIGSPAIALLLSLWVESLLFQPISAFFYIAVIVSTWYGGSRPGIVTVVLSTLAIDYFFIPPKYQIGMKSVWPDILRVILFLLVALIIHLLTSNFLKSKQKIQKLSQELAQEKAQQLRMALSAAQMGMWDWNLVTGEIIWSPEQEQLFGLAVGAFDGKYETFEACLHPEDRPTVDQKIQQALQSHSNYQNEYRIIWPDGSIHWVESRGHAFYDAANQPVRITGTVMAIDERKQAQDALQQSEQRYRALVHASAQIVWRTDAEGGTIAVPDNWQELTGQSPEECLGWGWLEVIHPDDRDRTAQAWQESYINRSLYAIEYRIRMKNGNYRDFAVRGVPIVDANGKLREWIGTCTDITEHKQAEAALRENQIQLQRQLAEIETIYQSAPIGLNVLDTDLRFVRINQQLAEMNGFSVEAHIGHTIRELLPELANAAEQLLLPILATGTPVLNVELTGKTPAQPGVQRTWLESFWPLKDGERIIGISTVCEEITQRKQTEIALREREATLRLFFQYVPAGIAMFDREMRYIIASQRWIDDYRLDSIESLIGRSHYEIFPEIPERWQQIHQRCMAGAIERCDEELFVRLDGSQQWIRWEIRPWHNATGEIGGIIIFGDDITQRKQAQIALEQLNTELEQRVGERTAQLTQTNERLLETVIQQQKTQLALLEQAQLLEFQAVITRNMAEGVCLIRATNAIIVYANPKFEQMFGYNSGELNGQHVSILNYATESVTAEDVNQAIRAAVLSKGEATYEVHNVKKDGTPFWCSATCCVFTHPQYGDVLVAVHQDITDRKAMEEALRQSEEKFRQLADNIQVVFWISDLKIGQVLYVSQGYERIWQRNCQSLYENPLTWLDPIHPDDRPLVEIAFREQRILGKYDIEYRIIQPDGSIRWIHDRAFPIRNELGEIIRMTGIAEDITEQHKIEQIKSEFISIVSHELRTPLTAIRAALGLLNSGVYDNKPEKFKRMIEIAAIDSDRLVRLVNDILDLERLESGRAVLDKRTYNAADLIQQAVEGVQAIAKQQNITLEVNSTNTKVLAAADAIIQTLTNLLSNAIKFSPANSTITLSVEQQINWVLFKVSDRGRGIPQDKLEVIFDRFQQVDASDSRDKGGTGLGLAICRSIIDQHGGNIWAESTLGIGSTFFFTLPLARD
- a CDS encoding response regulator, which codes for MTKQVLIVDDDEHLRELVQACLEDLGGWKTMTAPSGKEALKIAQTAPIDAILLDVSMPDMDGFAVFEKLQENMVSQSIPVILLTARVLPRDRDRFALMGIAGVISKPFEPITISQQVADILGWD
- a CDS encoding response regulator: MKTGEKITINTRKILLIDHELIVREVLELCLQDLANWDVITADSPLSGLEQAELERPDAIVLDIGMRGSFMFLQQLRSNRKTKAIAVVLLSANAKWLDPKFLQQYKISGIILKPFNPVTLPVEIAKLLNWNYNVLLNSQNNLTSIVR
- a CDS encoding response regulator translates to MGITWAGKILIVKDSLREWELMSYYLGDWGYKIVKASAAKEALEIALEEKPDAIVTNVVMPGMSGFELCRFLKINLSSQKMPIVICSNKNQAVHHAWARKQGADVYLTKPYTPEDLLSAIKVVTGWNYIIS